Proteins from a genomic interval of Bacteroidota bacterium:
- the hprK gene encoding HPr(Ser) kinase/phosphatase, whose amino-acid sequence MFQKSAISVSFMIEHLRERIQVPIEPLNTVDASQRWVKEADLHRPGLALAGFVEVFTWWRVQILGNTEVEYLNYLDPEARRRAFWNVIQFEVPCLILTHGNQLDSELLSTATERGIPVYRTLVPSTRFMYLLRDFLDDQFAPQQTVHGTLVDVYGVGLLLTGPSGIGKSEVALDLVERGHRLVADDVVIVTRKSETVLIGSGTDLVQHFMEIRGLGVLDIRAMFGIRAIRFQKRIEVVVELELFNPEADYTRTGLEGHKTTILDVELPCVKLPIVPGKNVTVICEVIALNYLLKHYGYNAAEEFRRRLEDRIGQRLREKREGIERSVQYFEHDFE is encoded by the coding sequence ATGTTTCAGAAGTCGGCCATCTCCGTTTCCTTCATGATCGAGCACCTGCGAGAGCGCATCCAGGTGCCGATCGAGCCGCTGAACACGGTGGACGCCTCTCAGCGCTGGGTTAAGGAGGCCGATCTCCATCGGCCCGGACTGGCTCTGGCGGGTTTTGTGGAGGTCTTCACGTGGTGGCGGGTGCAGATCCTGGGTAACACGGAGGTGGAATACCTGAACTACCTGGATCCGGAGGCCCGGCGTCGGGCTTTTTGGAACGTGATCCAATTCGAAGTGCCCTGCCTTATCCTCACGCACGGCAATCAGCTGGACTCTGAGCTCCTGAGCACGGCCACCGAGCGGGGCATCCCCGTGTACCGGACGCTTGTGCCCTCGACGCGTTTCATGTACCTGCTGCGGGATTTCCTGGATGATCAGTTCGCCCCGCAGCAGACCGTGCACGGGACCTTGGTGGACGTCTACGGGGTGGGGCTCCTGTTGACCGGCCCAAGCGGCATCGGCAAAAGCGAAGTGGCTCTGGATTTAGTTGAGCGCGGACATCGGCTTGTGGCCGACGATGTGGTCATCGTAACGCGCAAATCCGAAACGGTCCTCATAGGATCCGGTACGGACCTGGTCCAGCACTTCATGGAGATCCGCGGCTTAGGGGTGCTGGATATTCGGGCCATGTTCGGCATCCGGGCCATTCGATTTCAGAAGCGCATCGAGGTGGTAGTGGAGCTGGAGCTCTTTAATCCAGAAGCCGATTACACGCGTACGGGTCTAGAAGGCCATAAAACTACGATCCTGGACGTGGAGCTGCCGTGCGTGAAGCTGCCCATCGTGCCGGGCAAGAACGTGACCGTGATCTGCGAGGTTATCGCGCTCAATTATCTGCTCAAGCATTACGGCTACAACGCGGCCGAAGAATTTCGGCGCCGGCTCGAGGACCGGATCGGCCAGCGTCTCCGGGAAAAGCGCGAGGGCATTGAGCGCTCCGTTCAGTACTTTGAGCACGATTTCGAGTAA
- a CDS encoding ribonuclease HII → MEASTQLDPETHWRLRGLRRIAGVDEAGRGCLAGPVVAAAVVLPDPPAISGLKDSKACRPEERERLFAQIQQVALAIGVGIAEPAEIDRLNILRASLRAMERAIAALGLEPELVLVDGPVFRSFWIPYQTVIRGDALCPSIMAASIVAKVTRDRIMCELDRQHPQYGWRRNKGYPTAEHYAALARHGPSPWHRRRFRLERG, encoded by the coding sequence ATGGAAGCATCCACCCAGCTAGATCCGGAGACGCACTGGCGCCTCCGCGGACTGCGTCGCATAGCCGGGGTAGATGAGGCCGGCCGGGGTTGTCTTGCGGGTCCCGTCGTAGCCGCGGCCGTGGTGTTGCCCGACCCTCCGGCCATCTCGGGGCTTAAGGATTCTAAGGCTTGCCGGCCCGAAGAACGCGAGCGGCTCTTCGCGCAGATCCAACAGGTCGCGCTCGCGATCGGCGTGGGGATCGCGGAGCCGGCGGAGATCGATCGGCTCAACATACTGCGAGCCAGCCTGCGGGCTATGGAGCGGGCCATCGCGGCCCTGGGCTTGGAACCGGAGCTGGTGCTCGTAGATGGGCCCGTGTTCCGGTCCTTTTGGATCCCGTATCAGACCGTCATCCGAGGGGACGCCTTATGCCCCTCGATCATGGCCGCATCCATCGTGGCCAAGGTGACGCGAGATCGGATCATGTGCGAGCTAGATCGGCAACACCCTCAGTACGGATGGAGGCGCAACAAGGGCTATCCCACAGCTGAACATTACGCGGCGCTGGCCCGCCACGGGCCCAGCCCTTGGCATCGGCGCCGATTTCGGCTGGAGCGCGGATAG
- a CDS encoding permease-like cell division protein FtsX → MAIGYLLRESISGFRRARLAVWATLMTMSMALLLVGLFALLAHDVRALVEGLKEKVELEVFLRDPPAKPIDVWARELRQNPAVEALVYVSKDSAAAIFRREFGSEAELFIAYDFLPASFRLRLRPAWANPDSAAALARRLSAMEGVDEVVYNQALLARLEENVRLLGWIGAGVGALVLLAAIALMVNTIRLKVYAKRLIIRTMKLVGATEWFIRIPFVLEGFMLGAMAGLLAGGVLFALREMLLVSYLPALRLLPWPGGHPAVLWGALALFGGLVGMSSASLTAKRFIRRTPLS, encoded by the coding sequence ATGGCGATCGGATACTTGCTGCGCGAAAGCATATCGGGGTTTCGGCGCGCGCGCCTGGCCGTCTGGGCCACGCTCATGACCATGAGCATGGCCCTGTTGCTGGTAGGGCTTTTTGCGCTCCTGGCCCACGACGTGCGCGCGCTCGTCGAGGGCCTCAAAGAGAAGGTTGAGTTAGAGGTCTTTTTGCGCGATCCGCCTGCCAAGCCCATAGACGTATGGGCGCGCGAGCTGCGTCAAAACCCCGCTGTTGAGGCGCTGGTCTACGTATCCAAGGACAGCGCAGCGGCCATCTTTCGCCGCGAATTTGGCAGCGAGGCCGAGCTGTTTATCGCCTACGATTTCCTGCCGGCTTCCTTTCGGCTTCGGCTTCGGCCCGCCTGGGCCAATCCCGACTCGGCTGCGGCCTTAGCCCGACGCCTGAGCGCCATGGAGGGGGTAGACGAGGTGGTCTATAACCAGGCCCTCTTGGCGCGCCTAGAGGAGAACGTGCGCCTTCTGGGCTGGATCGGGGCCGGCGTGGGTGCCTTGGTGCTGCTGGCCGCCATCGCGCTCATGGTCAACACGATCCGCCTGAAGGTCTACGCTAAACGGCTCATCATCCGCACGATGAAGCTTGTGGGCGCAACGGAGTGGTTTATCCGGATCCCCTTTGTGCTAGAGGGCTTCATGCTGGGGGCCATGGCCGGCCTGTTGGCCGGGGGGGTTCTGTTCGCGCTGCGGGAGATGCTGCTTGTCTCCTATCTGCCCGCTCTTCGGCTCTTGCCCTGGCCGGGCGGGCATCCGGCTGTCTTGTGGGGCGCGCTAGCCCTTTTCGGAGGGTTGGTGGGCATGAGCAGCGCCTCGCTTACAGCGAAACGCTTTATTCGTCGCACCCCTCTTTCGTAG
- a CDS encoding family 10 glycosylhydrolase, with protein MRLGIVLLACVALGYGQIEASPKYERRAAWIATMLNLDWPRSLDPALQQAQLRQILDRLRLVGINTVFFQVRAEADAFYASRYEPWSYYLSGQQGRAPEPYYDPLAFAIAEAHRRGMQLHAWVNPFRAERAINSYPLDGHHIARRRPDWTLAIRGTRWLDPGLPEVRTYVVRVITDIARRYDIDGVHLDDYFYPYPPHVITTEDDRSFALHARGHTDRAAWRRENIALFLAELRDSLRSVKPWLPLGISPFGIWKSGVPEGIVGLDAYHVLYADPLDWLKRGLVDYLIPQLYWPVGGPQDFARLAQWWAEVSRPYGRHLYIGHGLYRGDPNTHNGPLLEPEEFLRQVTLVRLLAGAQGSAWFRASNLVHYSRQGAAEALRRGPYRLPALAPPMPWRDSLPPEAPRALHLAFPSGPGVVLNWEEPACAPDGEKARSYAVYRFRARAPASETDLRPEALLGVTGQLMWQDLPPPAEEPYYYVVTALDRVGHESRMSPPVPVWMPIPLAAESLLRPSSAPAPRVPGRVSVALSRPQQVRATIYDPLGRPVRVLIEGTWSAGSHEWLWDGRDGRGQPVPNGTYVCILQTGARRWARLMGLFW; from the coding sequence ATGCGCCTCGGCATCGTGCTGCTTGCTTGCGTAGCACTCGGTTACGGGCAGATCGAGGCCAGCCCGAAATACGAGCGCCGGGCTGCCTGGATCGCCACCATGCTCAACTTAGATTGGCCTCGCAGCCTGGATCCAGCCCTGCAGCAGGCGCAACTGCGCCAGATTCTGGACCGCCTTCGCTTGGTGGGCATCAACACGGTCTTTTTTCAGGTGCGCGCGGAGGCCGACGCCTTCTATGCCTCTCGCTATGAGCCGTGGTCCTATTACCTAAGCGGACAACAAGGGCGCGCCCCTGAGCCGTACTACGACCCGCTGGCCTTTGCCATAGCCGAGGCGCATCGCCGCGGCATGCAACTGCACGCCTGGGTCAACCCGTTTCGGGCCGAGCGCGCGATCAATAGCTATCCCCTCGATGGGCACCACATCGCGCGGCGACGTCCTGACTGGACGCTGGCGATTCGAGGCACCCGCTGGCTGGATCCGGGCCTGCCGGAGGTGCGCACCTATGTGGTGCGCGTCATCACAGACATCGCGCGCCGCTACGACATCGACGGGGTGCACCTGGATGACTACTTCTACCCCTACCCGCCGCACGTCATCACCACGGAAGATGATCGGAGCTTCGCCCTGCACGCCCGAGGGCACACCGATCGGGCCGCCTGGAGGCGGGAGAACATCGCGCTATTTTTGGCCGAGCTGCGCGATAGCCTGCGCTCCGTTAAGCCCTGGCTGCCCTTAGGGATAAGCCCTTTCGGGATCTGGAAAAGCGGCGTGCCCGAGGGGATTGTGGGCTTAGACGCCTATCATGTGCTCTACGCCGATCCCCTCGACTGGCTCAAGCGCGGGCTCGTGGACTACCTGATTCCGCAGCTCTACTGGCCCGTCGGGGGGCCGCAGGACTTTGCGCGGCTAGCCCAGTGGTGGGCAGAGGTGAGCCGGCCCTATGGACGCCACCTCTACATCGGCCACGGCCTCTATCGGGGCGATCCGAACACCCACAACGGCCCGCTCCTGGAGCCCGAGGAGTTTCTGCGCCAGGTGACGCTGGTTCGGCTTCTTGCCGGGGCGCAGGGCAGCGCCTGGTTTCGGGCAAGCAACTTGGTCCATTACTCCCGTCAAGGCGCGGCCGAAGCGCTGCGCAGGGGGCCGTATCGGCTGCCCGCTTTAGCCCCCCCGATGCCCTGGCGCGATAGCCTCCCTCCTGAGGCCCCGCGCGCCTTGCATCTGGCATTCCCCTCAGGTCCAGGCGTTGTCCTAAATTGGGAAGAGCCCGCTTGTGCCCCCGATGGAGAAAAGGCCCGCTCGTACGCGGTCTATCGCTTTCGAGCTCGCGCCCCCGCCTCGGAAACCGATCTGCGCCCCGAAGCCCTCTTGGGCGTAACGGGGCAGCTGATGTGGCAAGACCTTCCTCCGCCGGCGGAGGAGCCCTACTATTACGTCGTCACGGCCCTAGATCGCGTCGGCCACGAAAGCCGGATGAGCCCCCCCGTGCCCGTCTGGATGCCCATACCCCTTGCCGCGGAGAGCCTGCTTCGGCCTTCTTCGGCCCCTGCGCCTCGGGTGCCGGGCCGCGTTTCGGTCGCGCTCAGCCGACCGCAGCAGGTGCGCGCGACGATTTACGATCCTCTGGGCCGACCCGTGCGGGTGCTCATCGAGGGAACCTGGTCGGCCGGAAGCCACGAGTGGCTCTGGGATGGCCGAGACGGGCGGGGCCAGCCTGTGCCTAATGGAACCTACGTCTGCATTCTACAGACCGGGGCCCGGCGATGGGCTCGCTTGATGGGGCTTTTCTGGTGA
- a CDS encoding DMT family transporter, protein MEGSWLGPTSAFLSSVTWALGTAAYGRLIRRYSGYAINTSRALVALPLFALTVLAAGVWTDWGKLDGGRLGWLVVSMIASYGLGDVFFFWSTRTLGVPGALAIASTYPIWTALGGWALGEAPLSGLQWAGLLLVVGGMGLVILYGPQEVFESGGPIPRFAGRRSVGLGLAFAASLLWALNNVAIDQGGTGLSTPAVNTVRMLLALGICPLMAAWLMPGTPRALPFTVLRRYFWVMALEAYGGATFFVYGLVHAPLAVAATLSSLSPVLAVPIAWIMGLERPSWGRTFGVAAVAAGLGLLLSA, encoded by the coding sequence ATGGAAGGCAGTTGGTTGGGACCCACAAGCGCTTTTCTTTCCTCCGTGACCTGGGCTCTGGGAACAGCCGCCTACGGGCGCCTTATCCGACGTTACTCCGGATACGCCATCAACACAAGCCGGGCCCTTGTGGCGCTTCCGCTTTTCGCCCTCACGGTCCTCGCAGCAGGCGTTTGGACGGACTGGGGCAAGCTCGACGGGGGCCGTCTGGGATGGCTTGTTGTGAGCATGATCGCCTCCTACGGCCTAGGAGATGTGTTCTTCTTCTGGAGCACGCGCACGCTGGGGGTGCCAGGGGCCCTGGCGATCGCCTCCACGTATCCGATTTGGACGGCCCTGGGAGGATGGGCGCTCGGAGAGGCGCCGTTAAGCGGGCTTCAGTGGGCCGGACTGCTCCTCGTGGTCGGAGGTATGGGGCTTGTGATCCTCTATGGCCCCCAAGAGGTCTTCGAATCCGGTGGTCCGATCCCGCGCTTTGCCGGGCGCCGATCGGTCGGCCTGGGGCTGGCCTTCGCCGCCTCTCTGCTGTGGGCGCTCAACAACGTGGCTATCGACCAAGGCGGCACGGGCCTGTCGACGCCCGCTGTAAACACCGTGCGCATGCTCCTGGCGCTGGGGATTTGCCCCCTTATGGCGGCCTGGCTTATGCCCGGCACCCCCCGGGCGCTGCCCTTTACGGTTCTGCGTCGGTATTTTTGGGTGATGGCGCTTGAGGCCTACGGAGGGGCCACGTTTTTCGTCTACGGGCTGGTGCACGCACCCTTGGCCGTGGCCGCCACACTTTCCTCTCTGAGCCCTGTGCTCGCCGTGCCTATCGCCTGGATTATGGGCCTTGAGCGGCCCTCTTGGGGCCGAACGTTCGGGGTCGCGGCCGTAGCCGCGGGCCTAGGACTGCTGCTGAGCGCCTGA
- a CDS encoding DinB family protein yields the protein MLPPFLRGPVPGLPPVVSAWLRGLEEVEETVRRWTADLEEEGFWWRPAPGLNPIGGILRHIARASRRLLAYGLDRPLPADLEGLPVGAEEFEPLGQRSAEVRAEFEQAWAELRAAYQGLAEADLARLVHVGRRRIAVQAVFVLHHLVEHAQHHAGQLIVLRKLWEARSGAQQQS from the coding sequence ATGCTCCCTCCCTTCTTACGGGGTCCCGTACCAGGTTTGCCCCCCGTGGTGTCGGCTTGGCTGCGGGGGCTAGAGGAGGTCGAGGAGACGGTGCGGCGCTGGACGGCGGATTTGGAAGAGGAGGGCTTTTGGTGGAGGCCCGCGCCGGGGTTAAACCCGATCGGCGGCATCTTGCGGCATATCGCACGCGCTTCGCGTCGGCTTTTGGCCTACGGGCTGGACCGGCCCCTTCCGGCCGATCTTGAGGGATTGCCCGTGGGGGCTGAGGAGTTCGAGCCCCTCGGCCAGCGCTCCGCCGAGGTTCGGGCCGAGTTTGAGCAGGCCTGGGCGGAGTTGCGCGCGGCTTACCAGGGTCTTGCGGAGGCCGATCTAGCACGCCTTGTGCACGTCGGCCGCCGGCGCATCGCCGTGCAGGCCGTGTTTGTTTTGCATCACCTCGTCGAGCACGCCCAACATCACGCCGGACAGCTCATCGTGCTGCGCAAGCTCTGGGAGGCCCGATCAGGCGCTCAGCAGCAGTCCTAG
- a CDS encoding thioredoxin domain-containing protein has protein sequence MSSAQPNRLIRCASPYLRQHAYNPVDWYPWGEEAFERARREDKPILLSVGYASCHWCHVMERESFEDEAIAALMNAHFVCVKVDREERPDVDAVYMQAVQAMTGHGGWPLTVFLTPEGAPFYGGTYFPPEPRAGLPAFRQVLEAVATAWRTRREAIQEAAQTLLAHLEAAARRWAKGELSPGLLDRSYAELARQFDSRYGGFGGAPKFPQAMTLRFLLRYGWRAQRAEALQMVHFSLIQMAHGGIYDQLGGGFHRYAVDARWRIPHFEKMLYDNALLAWTYLEAWQLTREPEFRWVLEQTLTYLLREMRHEAGAFFSAQDADSEGQEGLYYTWTLEELRAVLGPHALRAAAYYGVSREGNFEGRNVLFRPFTEAEFAALQGLEASAWARERETIRTALLETRTLRRAPERDEKILASWNGMAVLALAQAGRALGRPDWLEAAQQAGRFLWTHLVQGGRVYRSWTHGERLELGFLEDYAWLGLAALSLYEATWDRMWLERARTLAEALCAEFWDTALGGFCDTLADHDPHLPIRPRERTDQATPAGASVAAELLCRLAAIWDEPLWRERARETAASVAELMGRYPGAFGHLLGVSDALIYGLREVVLLGPAGELAPLRQIVDQAYLPDLVLAHGPGENTQAEVIPLLRGRRMLGGRPTAYVCRNFTCLEPTTDPERFRAQLGLSASEAL, from the coding sequence ATGTCCTCTGCCCAACCCAATCGGCTCATCCGCTGCGCAAGCCCGTATCTGCGCCAGCACGCTTACAACCCCGTTGATTGGTATCCCTGGGGGGAGGAGGCTTTCGAGCGGGCGCGGCGGGAGGACAAGCCCATTTTGCTCTCCGTCGGCTACGCCTCCTGCCACTGGTGTCATGTAATGGAGCGGGAGTCGTTTGAAGACGAGGCCATAGCCGCACTCATGAACGCGCACTTCGTCTGCGTTAAGGTCGACCGGGAGGAGCGCCCAGATGTGGACGCGGTCTACATGCAGGCCGTGCAGGCCATGACGGGTCATGGGGGGTGGCCGCTAACGGTTTTCCTGACCCCTGAGGGCGCCCCATTTTACGGAGGCACCTATTTCCCGCCAGAGCCGCGCGCTGGGCTACCCGCTTTCCGACAGGTGCTGGAGGCGGTGGCCACGGCTTGGCGGACGCGTCGGGAGGCCATCCAGGAGGCGGCCCAGACGCTTCTGGCGCATTTAGAGGCCGCTGCGCGTCGGTGGGCCAAAGGTGAGCTTTCGCCCGGGCTTCTGGATCGGTCCTATGCGGAGCTAGCCCGGCAGTTTGATTCCCGCTATGGAGGCTTTGGCGGGGCCCCCAAGTTTCCCCAGGCCATGACGCTTCGGTTTCTGTTGCGTTACGGCTGGCGCGCGCAAAGGGCCGAGGCCTTACAGATGGTCCATTTTTCGCTCATTCAGATGGCCCATGGCGGCATTTACGATCAGCTCGGCGGCGGCTTTCATCGGTACGCGGTGGACGCGCGTTGGCGGATTCCGCACTTTGAAAAAATGCTCTACGACAACGCGCTTCTGGCCTGGACCTATTTAGAGGCCTGGCAGCTTACCCGAGAGCCCGAGTTTCGGTGGGTGCTGGAGCAAACCCTCACGTATCTGCTTCGCGAGATGCGGCATGAAGCGGGCGCCTTCTTTAGCGCTCAAGACGCGGATTCCGAGGGCCAGGAGGGCCTATACTATACGTGGACGCTGGAGGAGTTGCGCGCCGTCTTGGGTCCGCACGCCCTGCGCGCGGCGGCCTACTACGGGGTCTCTAGGGAGGGCAACTTCGAGGGCCGCAACGTGCTCTTTCGCCCCTTTACGGAGGCCGAGTTCGCCGCCCTACAGGGTCTGGAGGCCTCCGCCTGGGCCCGCGAGCGCGAAACCATCCGCACAGCGCTTTTAGAGACGCGCACCCTGCGTCGAGCCCCGGAACGGGATGAGAAGATCTTGGCCTCCTGGAACGGCATGGCCGTGCTGGCCCTAGCCCAGGCCGGGCGCGCCCTGGGTAGGCCCGATTGGCTTGAAGCGGCGCAGCAGGCCGGGCGCTTCCTGTGGACCCACTTGGTTCAGGGGGGGCGCGTGTATCGATCCTGGACGCATGGGGAGCGCCTGGAGCTGGGCTTCTTGGAGGACTACGCCTGGCTGGGGCTTGCGGCCCTGAGTCTATATGAGGCCACCTGGGATCGGATGTGGCTGGAACGCGCCCGCACCCTGGCCGAGGCCCTCTGCGCGGAATTCTGGGATACGGCCCTGGGGGGCTTTTGCGATACCTTGGCGGATCACGATCCGCACCTTCCTATAAGGCCGCGGGAGCGCACAGATCAGGCCACCCCGGCCGGCGCCTCCGTGGCCGCCGAGCTCCTGTGTCGGCTTGCCGCGATCTGGGATGAGCCTCTTTGGCGAGAGCGCGCCCGCGAAACGGCCGCCTCCGTGGCCGAGCTCATGGGCCGCTATCCGGGCGCCTTTGGGCACCTGCTGGGCGTCTCGGATGCGCTCATTTACGGGTTGCGGGAGGTCGTTCTGCTCGGACCTGCGGGGGAACTGGCCCCCCTTCGCCAGATCGTCGATCAGGCGTACCTGCCCGATCTGGTGCTGGCCCACGGTCCGGGGGAGAACACCCAAGCTGAGGTGATCCCCCTTTTGCGAGGGCGCCGCATGCTCGGAGGCCGACCCACGGCCTACGTGTGCCGGAACTTCACCTGCCTGGAGCCCACAACGGATCCGGAGCGGTTCCGGGCGCAGCTCGGCCTAAGCGCTTCGGAGGCTTTGTAG
- a CDS encoding cytochrome c oxidase subunit 2A — MSEESFYPKGALAFLGALLAFFALLWFVLYFEILARG, encoded by the coding sequence ATGTCGGAGGAGTCCTTCTATCCGAAAGGCGCGCTCGCTTTTCTAGGGGCGCTGCTTGCGTTTTTCGCCCTCTTGTGGTTTGTGCTCTACTTCGAGATCCTAGCCAGGGGGTAA
- a CDS encoding cytochrome C oxidase subunit II has translation MDRAERLTLGFSLGLLGLFFIAVVYASAGRNVGVPTCIVDREPFERDTLFERQPGVYELQMIARMWEFRPGEIRLPPGSTVDLYLTSLDVIHGFMIEDETASKAHMRLPALMAVAVPRYTGQNVNLMAVPGAVTYARVRFDRPGRYKIVCHEYCGDNHHFMNATILVQ, from the coding sequence ATGGACCGCGCCGAACGCCTGACTTTGGGGTTCAGTTTGGGCCTGTTAGGGCTTTTCTTCATAGCCGTCGTATACGCTTCGGCGGGCCGCAACGTCGGGGTGCCCACTTGCATTGTGGACCGGGAGCCTTTCGAGCGCGATACGCTCTTTGAGCGCCAGCCCGGGGTCTATGAGCTGCAGATGATCGCTCGGATGTGGGAGTTTCGTCCGGGGGAAATCCGGTTGCCCCCTGGTTCTACGGTGGATCTATACCTGACGTCGCTGGACGTGATCCACGGCTTTATGATCGAGGACGAGACGGCCAGCAAAGCCCACATGCGCCTTCCCGCGCTCATGGCCGTGGCGGTTCCCCGTTATACGGGCCAAAACGTAAACCTGATGGCCGTGCCCGGGGCGGTGACCTACGCGCGGGTGCGCTTCGACCGGCCGGGCCGCTACAAGATCGTCTGTCATGAGTACTGCGGCGACAACCACCATTTCATGAACGCCACGATTCTCGTCCAATAG
- a CDS encoding cbb3-type cytochrome c oxidase subunit I, giving the protein MRMVLTRSERRLLLLELLYPLVLLAMGVYGGLMQTLMRAGIVQRDPFLGPNYYQGLTLHGVFNAIVFTTFFAVAFGNALIPYALGKRLKLRWAWLSALLMVLGSLMAAAAIFAGRASVLYTFYPPLKAHPAFYLGLTLLVVGSWVAFFNWIPLYLGWRRENPDQKTPLAVVGMLATFIVWLIATSAVAVEILFLLLPWSLGWTQEVNVMLARTLFWFFGHPLVYFWLLPAYVMYYTMLPKLAGGKLYSDAAGRLVFLLFIVFSIPVGTHHQYMDPAIGANWKLLHAFFTFAVALPSLITAFSVAASLEYAGRLRGARGLFGWLWKQPYFSRKQWLFSYLIAGLVIFIFGGISGIINASYGMNAAVHNTSWVPGHFHMTVAGPVLLAFLGMSLYLLGQASGKEVRFTGLAVAAPWTWLVGVLLFSFAMSRGGLLGMPRRTNMGVTYLNPSSPFYREDWVLWADMAVVGGVIMTLAFVLYLISFLGTLMARPAAEPALVFPLAEAYHDEPVRALANFRPWIVAALILIVIAYTPVIWDVLRSTYENAPPYLPGSPLPVQPTGR; this is encoded by the coding sequence ATGCGCATGGTTTTAACGCGAAGCGAACGTCGGCTATTGCTCTTAGAGCTGCTTTATCCCCTCGTGTTGCTCGCCATGGGCGTCTATGGGGGGCTTATGCAGACCCTCATGCGCGCCGGGATCGTGCAACGGGATCCGTTCTTGGGCCCGAATTACTATCAGGGGCTCACCCTGCATGGGGTCTTCAACGCGATCGTCTTTACGACCTTCTTTGCTGTGGCCTTTGGAAATGCGCTCATACCCTATGCCCTGGGCAAACGCCTCAAGCTGCGTTGGGCTTGGCTGTCGGCCTTGCTCATGGTGTTGGGTTCTTTGATGGCGGCCGCGGCGATCTTCGCCGGGCGGGCCTCGGTGCTTTACACCTTTTATCCGCCGCTTAAGGCGCATCCGGCCTTTTACCTGGGCCTGACCTTGCTTGTGGTGGGATCCTGGGTGGCGTTTTTCAACTGGATTCCCCTGTATCTGGGGTGGCGTCGCGAAAACCCGGACCAGAAGACGCCCCTGGCCGTAGTGGGTATGCTCGCGACCTTTATCGTGTGGCTGATCGCCACTTCGGCTGTGGCCGTGGAGATCCTGTTTTTGCTGCTTCCATGGTCCTTGGGTTGGACGCAGGAGGTGAACGTGATGCTGGCCCGTACGCTTTTTTGGTTCTTCGGGCACCCGCTGGTCTATTTCTGGCTGCTTCCGGCCTATGTGATGTACTACACCATGCTGCCCAAGTTGGCCGGCGGGAAGCTGTACTCAGACGCGGCGGGTCGGCTTGTGTTTTTGCTCTTCATCGTTTTCTCCATTCCCGTCGGCACGCACCATCAGTACATGGACCCTGCAATCGGGGCCAATTGGAAGCTCTTGCACGCCTTTTTCACGTTCGCCGTGGCGCTTCCGAGCTTGATCACGGCCTTTAGCGTGGCCGCCTCGCTGGAGTACGCCGGGCGCTTGCGCGGGGCGCGCGGGCTTTTCGGCTGGCTCTGGAAGCAACCGTATTTCAGCCGCAAGCAGTGGCTCTTTAGCTACCTCATAGCGGGCCTGGTCATCTTCATCTTCGGGGGCATTTCGGGCATCATCAACGCCTCCTATGGCATGAATGCGGCCGTACACAATACCTCTTGGGTGCCTGGGCATTTTCACATGACCGTGGCCGGCCCCGTGCTGTTGGCCTTTTTGGGGATGAGCCTCTACCTGCTTGGCCAGGCCTCGGGTAAAGAGGTGCGTTTTACGGGCCTGGCTGTGGCCGCTCCGTGGACGTGGCTTGTGGGGGTTTTGCTTTTCTCCTTCGCCATGAGCCGTGGGGGCCTGTTGGGCATGCCGCGGCGCACGAACATGGGCGTAACGTACCTCAACCCCAGTAGCCCCTTTTACCGGGAGGACTGGGTCCTGTGGGCCGATATGGCCGTGGTGGGCGGGGTGATCATGACGCTGGCCTTTGTGCTGTATCTGATCAGCTTCCTTGGCACCCTCATGGCCCGGCCGGCGGCTGAACCCGCTTTGGTCTTTCCGCTGGCGGAGGCGTATCACGATGAACCGGTGCGGGCGCTAGCCAACTTCCGGCCCTGGATCGTAGCGGCTCTGATCCTGATCGTGATCGCCTACACGCCCGTGATCTGGGATGTGCTCCGCAGCACATACGAAAACGCCCCGCCATATTTGCCCGGTAGCCCACTACCGGTACAGCCTACTGGACGCTGA
- a CDS encoding SCO family protein encodes MSRLRWIIGFALLGACARPAVEADLSRRPVRLLDQDSLPVRLPEALNGGPALLGYIYTHCPDICPMITERMIQIAQRIPDSVRIRYVLISLDPERDRPYKLRRYAELYGLRGPAWWLLTGSEAEIQALLDQVGVLRRRGWTRFAENGEPIYFIDHTDRVSLLDAKGRVRRHYEGTRADPERVRRDVLFLWREQREQAL; translated from the coding sequence ATGAGCCGCTTGCGATGGATAATCGGGTTTGCGCTCCTTGGAGCCTGCGCAAGGCCGGCTGTGGAAGCGGATCTGTCGCGCCGGCCCGTGCGACTCCTGGACCAGGATAGCCTCCCTGTGCGTCTGCCCGAGGCGCTAAACGGAGGGCCAGCCCTTTTGGGGTACATCTACACGCACTGTCCGGATATCTGCCCCATGATCACGGAGCGCATGATCCAGATCGCTCAGCGGATCCCGGATTCCGTGCGGATCCGTTATGTGCTGATCAGCCTGGATCCGGAGCGCGATCGCCCGTATAAACTCCGGCGATACGCCGAGCTCTACGGGTTGAGAGGGCCCGCCTGGTGGCTGCTAACCGGCTCAGAGGCCGAAATCCAGGCCCTTTTGGATCAGGTGGGCGTGCTCCGGCGCCGGGGCTGGACGCGCTTTGCCGAAAACGGGGAGCCGATTTACTTCATCGACCATACGGACCGCGTCAGCCTTCTGGACGCGAAGGGTCGCGTGCGGCGGCATTACGAGGGCACCCGGGCTGATCCGGAGCGCGTCCGGCGCGACGTGCTCTTTCTGTGGCGAGAGCAAAGGGAGCAGGCCTTATGA